The Pectobacterium wasabiae CFBP 3304 DNA segment GGAAGGGGCCAGCCGTCCAGGCCACTTCCGGGGCGTAGCCACCATCGTTAGCAAGCTGTTCAATCTGGTACAGCCGGATTTGGCCTGCTTCGGCGAGAAGGATTACCAACAGTTAGCGCTGATTCGGCAGCTTGTTCGCGACATGGGCTATGACATTGATATTGTCGGCGTTCCTATCGTGCGTGCAAAAGATGGTTTGGCATTGAGTTCGCGTAATGGCTATCTCAGTGCGGAAGAGCGCCAGCTAGCACCACAACTTTATCAGTTGATGATGGCGCTCTCAGCGCAGTTGGACAACGGCGATCGCCAGATCGATACATTACTGGAACAAACGACAGAGAAATTGCACGAAGCAGGCTTTACGCCTGATGAACTGTTTATTCGCGATGCTGATACGCTACAACCGCTGAGCACTGCCAGCACGCGTGCAGTGATTTTGATGGCTGCCTGGTTAGGCAAGGCCAGATTGATTGATAACCACCAGGTCGATTTGACTGTATGAACCGAGGTAACAAAGCGATGATACGTACCATGCTGCAAGGCAAGCTGCACCGGGTCAAAGTGACTCAGGCTGACTTGCATTATGAAGGCTCTTGCGCCATCGATCAGGATTTTATGGATGCTGCCGGCATTCTGGAATACGAAGCGATTGATATCTACAACGTTGATAACGGTCAGCGTTTCTCTACCTACGCTATTGCAGGCGAAAGAGGCTCACGCATTATCTCCGTGAACGGTGCCGCCGCTCGCTGCGCCTGCGTGGGCGACAAGCTGATTATCTGTTCCTACGTGCAGATGTCGGATGAGCAAGCCAGAAGCCACAGTCCTAAGGTTGCCTATTTCTCTGGCGAGAACGAACTGCAACGTCAGGCCAAAGCGATTCCGGTCCAGGTCGCCTGATCGCTTTATCGACAAGCAAAAGGCGGTGTTACCACCGCCTTCTCATCAAGCTATATATAACTGACAAATTATGTCCGCAGCCCGCGTCCGCGTTCAATCAGCCACCAGACCAGCAGATAAAACACCACGATAAAGGCAATCAGTACCGACATCGTGAACAGCAGCGGCACATCCTGAATCCCGAGGAAGCCGTAGCGGAAGCCGCTGATCATGTACACCACCGGGTTCAGTTTGGAAATGGCCTGCCAGACAGGCGGCAACAGCGTCAATGAGTAGAACACGCCGCCCAGATAGGTCAGAGGCGTCAACACAAACGTTGGAATCAGACTGATGTCATCAAAGGTTTTCGCAAACACCGCATTCAGCAATCCCGCCAGCGAGAACAGCGTCGCTGTTAGTAATAGTGTCAGAACAATAACCCACCAGGCATGCACATGCAGCGGAACGAAGAACAGCGACACCGCAGTGACCAGAATCCCTACGCACACACCACGCGCGATCCCACCGCCAATATAACCCGCAATGATCACGTGTGTTGGCACAGGCGCGACCAGCAGTTCTTCAATATTGCGCTGAAACTTGGCACTAAAAAAGGAAGAGGCTACGTTGGCATAGGCGTTGGTAATCACCGCCATCATGATCAGGCCCGGTACGATAAACTGCATGTAGGTAAAACCGTGCATTTCGCCAATACGTGAACCAATCAGGTTACCGAAAATAATAAAGTACAACGTCATGGTGATCACTGGCGGCACCAGCGTCTGAATCCAGATCCGACCAAATCGGGTCACTTCTTTAACCCAGATACTCTGTAGCGCCACCCAATACAAACGCATCATGCCTTTTCTCCCTTACCGTTCACCCCGTCCCCATTAACCAACGTGACAAACAGCTCTTCTAACCGGTTAGCTTTATTACGCATACTTAATATTGTTATCCCTTGCGCGCTTAGCTGGCTGAATAACGCGTTCAAACCTTGCTCACGCATCACATCCACTTCCAGCGTTGACGTATCCATCAGGCGGAACGCATAACCTTCAAGCTGTGGTAACGGGCTTTTTGCCGCCAGATCAAAAATAAACGTTTCAGACTTCAGTTGAGCAAGTAACTGCTTCATCGAGGTGTTCTCCACCAGCTCACCCCGCTGAATGATCCCGATATTGCGGCACAGCATTTCCGCTTCTTCCAGATAGTGCGTCGTCAGGATAATCGTGGTGCCCTGTGCATTTAGCTCTTTCAAAAAGCCCCACATGGAACGACGCAATTCGATATCCACACCCGCCGTTGGTTCATCAAGAATCAGCAACTTAGGCTCGTGCATTAATGCACGCGCAATCATCAGGCGGCGCTTCATCCCCCCCGACAACATCATTGCTTTTTCGCTGCGTTTCTCCCACAGATCGAGCTGTTTCAGGTATTTTTCCGCACGTAGCAATGCATCCTGACGTTTCACACCGTAGTAGCCAGCCTGATTAACCACAATCTGTAATACCGTCTCGAACTGATTGAAGTTAAATTCCTGCGGAACCAGCCCCAACTGGCGTTTCGCATTCACTTTATCCAGCTCAAGATCGTAACCAAAGACGCGGACTTTACCGGCAGTTTTGTTCACCAACGAGCTGATAATTCCAATCGTAGTGGATTTTCCTGCGCCATTCGGCCCCAGCAGTGCATAGAAATCCCCCGCTTCCACGTTCAGGTCGATCCCCCGTAACGCCTTGACGCCTCCCGAATAAGTTTTGGTTAGTTGCGCCAGTTCCAGTGCATATGTCATAAGAAATGGATTGCCTTATTATCAGTGAGTTCTACAGATTCGAAGTGTGACAAATAAATACTCTACATAATTCAAGTTTCAGGCAGGCGGCAAGCGAGGGACAAATTCGTCGGGAACGAATTTGACCAGCCAAAGGCTGGCCTCCGGTGAGAGACAGGATGTCCCTCATTTCATCCCGATGAGCTTACTCAAGTAAGTGATTCGGGTGAATGAACGCAGCCAACGTACATGCAACTTGAAGTATGACGAGTATAAACTATCGTTTTTCAAACGACGCATGTTGCCTTATATTACTCCCCACTGCCCCTTGTTTGTTACAGGTCATTTACTTTCATGAAAGAAATCGAAACGCTCATCGCCAATAACCAGCTTTGGTCTAAAACGATGGTGGAAGAGGATCCTGGCTATTTTGAACGTCTGGCGCAGGCGCAACGTCCCCGCTTTCTATGGATTGGATGCTCGGACAGTCGCGTACCTGCGGAAAGTCTGACCAGCCTTGAGCCTGGTGAACTGTTTGTTCACCGTAACGTCGCAAATCTGGTTATTCACACCGACCTAAATTGCCTGTCTGTCGTGCAATATGCCGTCGAAGTTCTCGAAGTCGAACACATCATCATCTGCGGCCACTACGGCTGTGGCGGTGTTCAGGCGGCGGTGGAAAACCCGGAGCTGGGTTTGATTAACAACTGGCTGCTGCATATCCGTGATTTGTGGTACAAGCATAGTTCGCTGCTGGGGGAATTGCCTCCCGAACAGCGCCTGAATACGCTATGTGAAATCAACGTTGTCGAGCAGGTTTATAACCTCGGCCACTCCACCATCATGCAGTCCGCATGGAAACGTGGGCAGAAAGTCACGATCCACGGTTGGGTATACGGTATTCAGGATGGCCGACTGCGCGATCTGGAAGTGACGGCAACCAACCGGGAGACGCTGGAACAGCGTTATCGCCGCGCGATTTCCACTCTGTCTTGAGTCGCTGCCTGACGCCCACTCACTGGGCGTCGCTCACGGCATCGGCTTTATCTTGATCGTTATTCTTGCGGAACAACCTTGCCGACGTAAGGTAAATGGCGATAGTGCTGAGCATAGTCGATGCCGTAACCCACGACGAACTCATCAGGGATCGAGAACCCAACCCACTCCACTTTTACTGCCACTTCACGGCGCTCTGGTTTGTCCAGCAGCGTACAGATAGCCAACGATTTCGGCTCACGCAGTTGTAGAATTTCCCGCACTTTGCTCAGGGTATTGCCTGAGTCGATGATATCTTCAACGATCAATACGTCTTTGCCGCGAATATCTTCATCCAGATCTTTCAGGATTTTAACATCGCGCGTACTGTTCATACCGCTGCCATAGCTGGATGCCGTCATGAAATCCACTTCGTGAGGAACATCGATCGTCCGGCATAAATCGGCCATAAAGATAAACGAGCCGCGCAATAACCCCACCAGCACCATATCGCTGCCGCTATTACGGTAGTGTTCGCTGATCTGTTGCCCCAGTTCGGTAACCCGCGCCATCACTTCCTGCTCAGAAATCATGACTTCCACGGTATGTTTCATCATACTGATAACTCTTTGAAGTAAGGTATTCAGCACCATCGGAAAAACGATTGACCCATTATCGATGATGCGCCAATGCTGACGTTTAAATCAGTCTGGGCAGTGCCCAAGCGCGCGAAGTATATCAGAAACCACACCGTGAAGGAGACATCATGAGCACACCCCCCGTGGATGTTTGCTACAAAGTGAACGCCCCACTTTCTCGCCAGCAGTTCGTTGAGCTGTTAGCGAAAACTTCATTAGGACCACGTCGCCCACTGGATGATGAGGTAGCGATTGCAGGTATGCTTAAGCACGCCAACCTGCTGGTTTCCGCATGGCGAGGGGGAACACTGGTGGGGATTGCACGCAGCGTAACGGATTTTCATTTTTGCTGTTATCTGTCCGATCTGGCGGTATCAGAGGACTGTCAGCATGCCGGGATAGGAAAGAAGTTGATTCAGGAAACCGCTCAGCAGTTGGAAAAAGGCTGCAAAATCATTTTGCTGGCCGCACCGCTAGCGGTAGATTACTACCCGAAACTAGGGTTTGAAAAGCACAACAGCGCCTGGATCAGGCCTGCATCAGATTTACACGCAGACGCGTAATCATTTCTTTTCAGAACCGTCAGCCGGACTGCTGACGGCCGGCAAAGCCGGATACAGAACCGGAGGATCCGTCTTAATGCTCAAACGTATCTGCTGTCCTGGTTCAAACCAGTTTCCGGTCTGCACCAATAACATCAGCTCCCCCAATTTCACCCGATACAAGTTTGATGTGCCCATAAACAGCCGATCTTCGATAAATGCCGGGCCATCAGGATCAAGCGCCAACGCCACATCAGCCGGACGAACCATCCAATCGCACTGCGAATCGATCGGCTGATTGAGAGGGTGTGTTGCATGATGATCGCCCAATGGGCTCTGCCATTGATGGTCACTCATAATTTTCACAGGTAAATAGTTCGTATTCCCCATAAAATCAGCCACAAAGCGACTATTCGGGCGATGATACAGCTCAGATGGATAGCCCTGCTGCATAATTTTCCCTTCATCCAGCAGAATCAGATGGTCGGCACAGGCAAAAGCTTCTTCCCGACTGTGCGTGGCGAACACCGCCGCGACATGACGCTGTTTCAGAACCTGCCGCAATTCAGTAATCAGGCGATAGCGGGTCTGGCTGTCCAAACCGGGAAACGGCTCATCCAGCAGCAATAATTTTGGTTCACAGGCTAGCGCGCGGGCTATGGCCAAACGCTGTTGCTGTTCATTTGATAGCTCGTGTGGATAACGCGCGGCAACCTCGTCCAGTTGGAAAAGCGCCAGCATCTCCGCACAAATTGGCTTCACCTCGCTTTCCGGGCGGCCATATAACCCAAACGCAATGTTACCTTCAACGGTCAGATGCGGGAAAAGTGCATAGTCCTGAAAAATCAGCCCAACCTGACGCTGTTCAGGCAGGACATATTCTTGCGGTGAGCTGACGGGCTCACCGTCCAACAAAATTTTGCCCTGCGTAATCGGCAGCAGGCCCGCAATCACCTGTAGTAGCGCCGTTTTGCCGCAGTTGTTCCTGCCTAGCAGACAGATTGTCTCATCGTCGCGCACGGCAAATGAGATGTTCTCCAACACCTGAGATTGCTGCAACGAACAACTTACCGACTGAACGCTCAGAATATCTATCGACGCGGCCATGTGATTATCCTTTTATGTTCAATGCGCGATTCAGCCCAAAAATCGGTATCAACCCTACCGCCACCAGCACCAGCGCAGGAAAGGCAAATGACGCTATCTGCTCACTCGCCGTAAAGCGAAAAACATAGGTTGCCAGCGTATCGATCCCAAAAGGACGCAACAGCAGCGAGACATTCAACTCTTTCATGCTTTCCGTGAAGATCAGCAACGCGCCGATGAACACACTGCGACGCAACAACGGTAGATGCACGCGTGACCAACGGTTGAGGGGGGAAGCGCCCAGCACAAGGCTCGCGCTATCCAGCGACCGCGGAATAGCGTCCATGCTGCGCTCAAGACTGTCTAGCATCAAACGCCCAAATTTAACGCTATAGGCGAGGATGAGAATAAACAGCGATCCCGCCAGCCAGGCATCTGCCGTGGGTAACCCAGCAGCGCTGGCAAATAGATTAATTCCGCTGTCCACCAGCGACAGCAAAGTAAACAGCCCAACGGCCAGTACCGTACCAGGCAAGGCAAAACTCAGGCTCACCAGCCGCACTGGCGTCTGATTGGCAAACACGCCAGCCGTGCGCGTGTAGAAGATAAACGACAGTGTCATTAGCGTAATGATGACGGTCGCCGTGGCGGATGCCAACAGGCTGTTCATTACCGCGTGAAGGAATGCCATATCCCATATCGACATCATGTGCCGCAGAGCAAGAAATAATAGGTACATCACTGGGAACAGGAACGAAAGACAAACGACGCCCCAGCAATAACTGCGAACCGCCCTGCTGCGCCACCCACTCAACACAGGCGGCACCACCAGAGAGGAATTCGCCTGAGCTTGATAAATTTTCTGCTTCCGACGCCAGAAATTCACCAGAAACATCAAGAGAAAGATCGCGGGCAGAATCAATACCCCAAGACGCGCGGCTGCCCCCAAATCGCCCTGTCCCTGCCAGATATCCAGTACCTGTGTTGTCATGGTTGGAATACCCAGATAAGACGCCGCACCATAATCACCCAGCGTCTCGACCACCACTAACGCGCCGCCACAGGCAATCGCTGGCAGTGCAATAGGCAAACATAAGCGACGGAATACCTGAGCACGCGTCTGATTCAGTAAGCGGGCTGAATGAATCAGACTAGCAGGTTGTTTCACTAACGCTTCGCGCACCAACAGGTAAATGTAGGGGTACAACACCAGCGCCAGAACCAAACTCACACAGCCGAGTGAAACGGCTAGCCCAGCAACGTGAGATTCTCCCCACGGCGATGTTATCTGTAGCCCTCCTTCCCTTAACAACAGGAACAAGTGTTGTAACGCATCGGTATAAAGGTAAGCGAGCAGGAAAGCGGGCATCGCAAGCGGCAGGCAAAGCGCCCATTGCAACACGCGATGGCCGGGAAAGCGGTACATGGCGATAAACCAGGCCGAAGGCAAGCCAAACAGTAGACTGAAGAAAAGCGTCCCCATCACGATGACCGCGGAATGCATCAGGTAGGTAGGTAAACCGATTTGCCACAGTTGGGTAAATCCGAGTCCTCCGGCAAAAAAAGCCTGATAAAAAACCGTCGCTAAAGGAAGCAGCAACAGTCCCGCCAACAACCAACTACTGACGCGCCAGACACCGGAGATCATAGAATAAAAACTGTATTGGATAAGATCGTTGTTATTAATAACAGAGCCTGACAGCGACGTCATCGTATCAAACAGCGATAAATAGGCTCTAATCCTGCGATTAATCTGATACGACTTTTACCATCGAAATAAAATAGAATAAAAAGCTTACATTTCAGATATTTATTAAAATCACCTTTCCTTCATTGCGGATCTTTTTTTATTGCGATCCCCGCAATAATTCGAGTTGCCAAACACGATGTTACCGTTTTTGAACAACACGGCGCGTTGACCCACGAATGCGTACTTAAGAAAAACAGACCGACATGCAGCTTGAAGGATGACAGGGCTATCAGATGTTTCCCGTAAGAAAGCTTGGAAAACCCTGTAATATCTGTGATAACGTCACCCGACAACATTTGGAACAGGTTCAACCATGAAAAACTCTGCGCTGGCTCTGCTCCTGCTAAGCCTGATGAGCTTCTCTTCCGCCAGCAAGGCACTGAATGAATTTGAGGCGGAAGATCTAGCCGATCTGACTGCGATCTTTGTTTATCTGAAAAACCACTGTGGCTACCAAGACCTGCCAAATGAACAGGTTCGTCGGACGTTGGTTGCATTTGCTCAACAGAATCGCTGGGATCTCAGTAATTATAGCGCCTATGACATGACGGCAATGGGTGAAGACAGCTATCGCGACCTCAGTAAAATCGCAATCCCAACCCCGAAGAAATGCCAGTCTCTGGCACGCAACTCGCTCGGTTTGCTCTCCTACGCGCAGTAATTCCCCTCCTCCACGCAGACTGGAATTTGACCGAGCAAGCGACAAAAGGGTCGGCTATGGTAGCGCGCCAATTTTCATAGCTGCTATCGCATAGGAGACCCTGACATGTCCCAAAAAGAAATTTTCCCATCCTGTAATCGACAGTCTTAGGCAGCGGCGCTGCTTTTTTCGTTTTTCCCGCACACTATTTCGTCAAGAATGATGTGCATCACATTTATTTCTTTCTGCATTTTTTACTTGCATTCTCTACCAGCCTTGCCACATCTGGGTTTGCGTTAATTTAGATAAGGCCAACTAAAAATCATATATCTTGTGTGGTTGAAATTTTAAATACCTACATCTAGTATTCTTCGTGTAGCACTCGCGTAACGGGTCGCTACCCAGTGGATCGGTTCGGGTGAATGCGCCCTGAAGATAGCCGCTCCGACATACTTCTTTCACGCCAAAGGGTAAATACGAATCATGCGTATTACTATTTTCACTAAGCCAGATTGTGTTCAATGCAACGCCACATGTCGTGCGCTGGATAAGCAGGGAATTAACTATCAACTGGTGGACTTAACTGAAGATGAACAGGCGTTACAGCAGGTAAGAGCGTTGGGCTATCAGCAGGTGCCCGTCGTGATGACGGCCAATGACCATTGGAGCGGTTTCCGCCCGGATAAGATCAGTACTCTGAACGCTGCCCTGCCATTGCAGTAAGGGAGGCCATATGAACCCGCTGGTCTATTTCTCCAGCCAGTCGGAAAACACGCATCGCTTCATTTCCAGGGTTGGTTTACCAGCCCTGAGAATTCCGATAGCGACAGAACAGCCTGCATTGAAAGTTGATCGCCCCTATATACTGGTTGTCCCCAGCTATGGCGGAGGCAGCACGAAAGGGGCTGTGCCGCGTCAGGTCATCATCTTTCTCAACGATCCGCACAATCGCGCTTATCTGCGCGGCGTGATTGCCGCAGGCAATACCAATTTCGGTGCAGCGTACTGCATCGCCGGTGACATCATCGCGCAGAAATGTCAGGTTCCCTACCTGTATCGCTTTGAATTACTCGGCACGCCAGAAGACGTTGCAAATGTGCGTAAGGGAGTAACTGAATTTTGGCAACAACAGACCACGTGAGTGCAAAGGCAACCAAGGCCGACGCGGAAGCCCACTCGCTCGATTACCATGCGCTGAACGCCATGCTGAACCTCTACGACGCAGAGGGAAATATCCAGTTCGAGATGGATAAACTCGCGGCACGCCGTTATTTTCTGCAACATGTGAACCAGAACACCGTGTTTTTCCACAATCTGGAAGAAAAGCTGCGTTATCTGGTTGAAGAAGGCTACTACGAAGCGGACGTGTTAGATCAATACCACTTCGATTTCATCAAGAGTCTTTTCCAGCAGGCTTACGCTCACAAATTCCGCTTCCAAACTTTCCTAGGTGCGTTCAAATACTACACTGGCTATACGCTGAAAACCTTTGATGGCAAACGCTATCTGGAGCGCTACGAAGATCGCGTCTGCCTCGTAGCACTCGCCCTCGCCAAAGGGGATACCGCACTGGCTAGCGCGCTGGTCGACGAGATCATCAGCGGACGCTTCCAGCCTGCCACACCCACGTTCCTCAACTGCGGCAAAAAGCAGCGCGGTGAACTGGTCTCTTGCTTCCTGCTGCGTATCGAAGACAATATGGAGTCGATTGGTCGAGCGATTAACTCCGCGCTTCAGCTATCAAAACGTGGCGGTGGCGTGGCCTTCATGCTCAGCAACATCCGTGAAACGGGTGCGCCAATCAAGCGTATCGAAAATCAGTCATCCGGCATTATTCCTATCATGAAAATGCTGGAAGATGCATTCTCCTACGCCAACCAGCTTGGCGCACGTCAGGGTGCTGGCGCGGTGTACCTCAACGCACACCACCCGGATATTCTGCGTTTTCTGGATACCAAGCGGGAAAATGCCGATGAGAAAATCCGTATCAAGACGCTATCTTTGGGTGTAGTCATCCCCGATATCACGTTCCAACTTGCCAAGAATAATCAGGTGATGTACCTGTTCTCGCCCTATGATGTCGAACAGGTTTATGGCGTGCCGCTGTCAGAAATTAGCGTCACCGAAAAATACCACGAGATGGTCAACGACAAACGCATCCGTAAATCCCAAATTAAGGCGCGCGAATTCTTCCAGATCCTCGCCGAAATCCAGTTCGAATCCGGTTATCCCTACATGATGTTTGAGGATACGGTGAATCGCACGAACCCGATTCACGGCCGTATCAATATGAGTAATCTGTGCTCCGAGATTTTGCAGGTCAACGAAGCCAGCCTGTACAACGACGATCTTGGCTACAGCCACATTGGTAAAGACATCTCCTGCAACCTCGGTTCGATGAATATCGCCAACGCAATGGCATCGCCTGATTTCGGCCAGACGGTTGAAATGGCGATCCGCGCGCTAACTGCCGTTTCCGATATGAGCCACATCAGTTCAGTGCCATCTATCGAAAAAGGCAACGACCAATCACATGCGATTGGTTTAGGCCAGATGAACCTGCATGGCTACCTAGCGAAAGAGCGTATCTTTTATGGCACAGAAGAAGCCGTCGATTTCACCAATATCTATTTCTACACCGTTGCTTTCCACGCGATTCGGGCATCGAATGCGCTAGCGATAGAGCGTAACCAGCGCTTCTCTGGTTTTGAACTCTCAAAATACGCCACAGGCGAGTATTTTGATAAATACATCGAACAGCACTGGGAACCGACAACAGCTCGCGCACGTGAACTGTTTGAGCAGGCAGGCATCCACATTCCTACCCAGCAGGACTGGGCGGCGCTGCGCGAATCCGTCATTGCACACGGTATTTATAACCAGAACTTGCAGGCGGTTCCGCCGACCGGTTCGATTTCGTATATCAACCACTCGACGTCCAGCATCCACCCGATTGTGTCACGCATCGAAATTCGTAAAGAGGGCAAGATTGGCCGCGTCTACTACCCAGCCCCCTATATGAACAACGACAACCTGGAGTATTACCAGGATGCCTATGAGATCGGGCCGCAAAAGATCATCGACACCTACGCCGCCGCAACGCAGCACGTCGATCAGGGGCTGTCGCTAACACTATTTTTCCGCGATACCGCCACCACGCGTGACATCAATAAAGCGCAGATCTACGCCTGGACTAAGGGTATTAAAACTATTTATTACATTCGCATACGGCAGATGGCGCTGGAAGGCACCGAAGTTCAGGGCTGTGTGTCCTGTGCGCTATAAGCCATCGCGGAAGGAAATCGAAACATGACCGCACTCACTCGCGTCCAGGCGATTAACTGGAACAAAATTGAAGACGACAAAGATTTAGAAGTCTGGAACCGGCTGACGTCCAACTTTTGGCTGCCGGAAAAGGTGCCGCTCTCGAATGATATTCCGTCGTGGAGCACGCTGAATACCCACGAACGTCAGTTGACGATCCGTGTGTTCACCGGCCTGACGCTACTGGACACCATCCAAAATACGCTGGGCGCACCGACGCTAATGCCCGATGCGGTGACGCCGCACGAAGAAGCCGTGCTGTCTAACATCAGCTTTATGGAAGCGGTGCACGCTCGCTCGTACAGCTCGATTTTCTCAACGCTGTGCCTGACCAGCGAAGTGGACGATGCGTATCGCTGGAGCGAAGAGAACCCGGCGCTACAGAAAAAGTCCGACATTATTCTGTCGCACTACCGTAGTGACGATCCGCTGATGAAAAAAGTCGCCAGCGTGTTTCTGGAGTCGTTTCTGTTCTACTCTGGATTTTACCTGCCGATGTATTGGTCAAGCCGCGCCAAGCTGACCAACACGGCAGATTTGATCCGGCTCATCATCCGCGACGAGGCGGTACACGGCTACTATATCGGCTACAAATTCCAGAGAGGGCTCGCGAAGGCCGATCCCGCTCGTCAGCAGCAGGTGAAAAATTTCGCTTACGATCTGCTACAGGATTTGTATGACAACGAAGTGCTGTATACGCAGGAACTCTATGACGGCGTGGGCTGGACGGAGGATGTGAAGAAATTCCTTCACTACAACGCAAATAAAGCACTGATGAATCTGGGCTATGAAGCGCTATTCCCCGCCAGCATGACGGATGTGAATCCCGCGATTCTCTCAGCACTCTCGCCTAATGCCGATGAAAACCACGACTTCTTTTCTGGCTCAGGTTCATCTTATGTGATCGGTAAAGCCGTTAATACCGAAGACGAAGACTGGGATTTCTAAAAAATGGCCACCGCATTCTGGGTGGCCATTTTTTCTATAAGCTATTCTCTACCGCTCTTTTTCTATAAGAGCCTGAAATGAAAAAACCCTGAACCATTGCTGATTCAGGGCCTTCATAATAAGTGGCGGAACGGACGGGGCTCGAACCCGCGACCCCCTGCGTGACAGGCAGGTATTCTAACCAACTGAACTACCGCTCCACTCATGCTCACTGAGCGGGATGAATACTAAGATGATGACACTATTACGTCAATGTTTTTTATAACTAACTGCTTCTGTTTGCTTATAATTTCAGCTTGGTGACGATTATCTCACCCATAACGTCACCAACCTACTTATTTTGCTATGCAAGGGGCGATACTTCAGCGGTGTTATTCTGCCCGCCACAGACAACTACCCCCTTTTTTAGCAATCAGATCCAAGCGTTGTTCATGCGCCAGCAGCTCGGCCTCGTCGGCGTAAAGCACCGTTAGTGCCGACTGTGGACGGACAATTCTTTGGATCGTTTCACTATTCTCATTCTGCTGCTGTGTATCACCGTCCATCGAAAAAGTCAGAGACGTTTGACCACCAGTCATCGCCAGATAAACTTCTGCCAGAATCTCGGCATCGAGCAATGCGCCGTGCAACGTACGCTTGCTGTTGTCTATCAAATAGCGATCGCAGAGCGCATCCAAACTGTTACGCTTACCGGGAAAGATCTTCCGCGCCATAAACAGGCTATCGGTGATCTTACAGAACGTTTCCGTCTTGGGAATATCCCGATTCAACAACCGAGATTCGTAATCCATAAAGCCGATATCAAACGTCGCGTTATGAATGACCAATTCCGCGCCACGGATAAAATCGAGAAAATCATCCGCAATATCAGCATACGTCGGTTTATCAGCAAGGAACTCATCGCTGATACCATGTATGTTATAGGCCTCTGGGTCCACTAAACGATCGGGTTTGATGTAGACGTGAAAATGACGGCCAGTCAGGCGGCGGTTAATCACCTCGACCGCACCGATCTCGATAATTTTATGTCCTTCGTAGTGAACCCCCAGCT contains these protein-coding regions:
- a CDS encoding ABC transporter ATP-binding protein; this translates as MAASIDILSVQSVSCSLQQSQVLENISFAVRDDETICLLGRNNCGKTALLQVIAGLLPITQGKILLDGEPVSSPQEYVLPEQRQVGLIFQDYALFPHLTVEGNIAFGLYGRPESEVKPICAEMLALFQLDEVAARYPHELSNEQQQRLAIARALACEPKLLLLDEPFPGLDSQTRYRLITELRQVLKQRHVAAVFATHSREEAFACADHLILLDEGKIMQQGYPSELYHRPNSRFVADFMGNTNYLPVKIMSDHQWQSPLGDHHATHPLNQPIDSQCDWMVRPADVALALDPDGPAFIEDRLFMGTSNLYRVKLGELMLLVQTGNWFEPGQQIRLSIKTDPPVLYPALPAVSSPADGSEKK
- a CDS encoding ABC transporter permease, coding for MMRLYWVALQSIWVKEVTRFGRIWIQTLVPPVITMTLYFIIFGNLIGSRIGEMHGFTYMQFIVPGLIMMAVITNAYANVASSFFSAKFQRNIEELLVAPVPTHVIIAGYIGGGIARGVCVGILVTAVSLFFVPLHVHAWWVIVLTLLLTATLFSLAGLLNAVFAKTFDDISLIPTFVLTPLTYLGGVFYSLTLLPPVWQAISKLNPVVYMISGFRYGFLGIQDVPLLFTMSVLIAFIVVFYLLVWWLIERGRGLRT
- a CDS encoding GNAT family N-acetyltransferase, which gives rise to MSTPPVDVCYKVNAPLSRQQFVELLAKTSLGPRRPLDDEVAIAGMLKHANLLVSAWRGGTLVGIARSVTDFHFCCYLSDLAVSEDCQHAGIGKKLIQETAQQLEKGCKIILLAAPLAVDYYPKLGFEKHNSAWIRPASDLHADA
- a CDS encoding ABC transporter ATP-binding protein, whose product is MTYALELAQLTKTYSGGVKALRGIDLNVEAGDFYALLGPNGAGKSTTIGIISSLVNKTAGKVRVFGYDLELDKVNAKRQLGLVPQEFNFNQFETVLQIVVNQAGYYGVKRQDALLRAEKYLKQLDLWEKRSEKAMMLSGGMKRRLMIARALMHEPKLLILDEPTAGVDIELRRSMWGFLKELNAQGTTIILTTHYLEEAEMLCRNIGIIQRGELVENTSMKQLLAQLKSETFIFDLAAKSPLPQLEGYAFRLMDTSTLEVDVMREQGLNALFSQLSAQGITILSMRNKANRLEELFVTLVNGDGVNGKGEKA
- the can gene encoding carbonate dehydratase, coding for MKEIETLIANNQLWSKTMVEEDPGYFERLAQAQRPRFLWIGCSDSRVPAESLTSLEPGELFVHRNVANLVIHTDLNCLSVVQYAVEVLEVEHIIICGHYGCGGVQAAVENPELGLINNWLLHIRDLWYKHSSLLGELPPEQRLNTLCEINVVEQVYNLGHSTIMQSAWKRGQKVTIHGWVYGIQDGRLRDLEVTATNRETLEQRYRRAISTLS
- the hpt gene encoding hypoxanthine phosphoribosyltransferase, which gives rise to MMKHTVEVMISEQEVMARVTELGQQISEHYRNSGSDMVLVGLLRGSFIFMADLCRTIDVPHEVDFMTASSYGSGMNSTRDVKILKDLDEDIRGKDVLIVEDIIDSGNTLSKVREILQLREPKSLAICTLLDKPERREVAVKVEWVGFSIPDEFVVGYGIDYAQHYRHLPYVGKVVPQE
- the panD gene encoding aspartate 1-decarboxylase; protein product: MIRTMLQGKLHRVKVTQADLHYEGSCAIDQDFMDAAGILEYEAIDIYNVDNGQRFSTYAIAGERGSRIISVNGAAARCACVGDKLIICSYVQMSDEQARSHSPKVAYFSGENELQRQAKAIPVQVA
- the panC gene encoding pantoate--beta-alanine ligase, giving the protein MLIIETPLLLRREIRRWRQEGKRIALVPTMGNLHDGHMTLVDEARARADIVIVSIFVNPMQFERPDDLARYPRTLQEDCEKLNRRGADLVFAPSPDVVYPNGLESQTFVDVPGLSAMLEGASRPGHFRGVATIVSKLFNLVQPDLACFGEKDYQQLALIRQLVRDMGYDIDIVGVPIVRAKDGLALSSRNGYLSAEERQLAPQLYQLMMALSAQLDNGDRQIDTLLEQTTEKLHEAGFTPDELFIRDADTLQPLSTASTRAVILMAAWLGKARLIDNHQVDLTV